A stretch of the Methanomassiliicoccales archaeon genome encodes the following:
- a CDS encoding 2-oxoacid:acceptor oxidoreductase family protein produces the protein MQKSVRLAGLGGQGMIFAGIVLARAVALYERRNGQELYAIQTQSYGPAARGETSKCDVVISDVPNFYPFPEKVDFLVIMSQPAYEKYIESAHEASIIILEEEAVGSRPQITHYEIPALKRSDEIGVISSANMIMLGALAYISNLASKEALIKAIFDLSPLGAFEMNERAFNEGLALGKEAVKEG, from the coding sequence GTGCAGAAATCAGTACGCCTGGCTGGACTTGGCGGACAAGGCATGATATTTGCTGGAATCGTGCTAGCCAGAGCTGTGGCACTGTATGAGAGACGAAATGGTCAGGAGTTATATGCTATCCAAACTCAATCCTATGGTCCTGCCGCAAGGGGAGAGACTTCAAAATGTGACGTCGTTATATCGGACGTGCCCAATTTTTATCCTTTTCCAGAGAAGGTGGACTTTCTTGTCATTATGTCCCAGCCAGCTTATGAGAAATATATTGAGAGCGCTCACGAGGCAAGCATAATAATATTGGAGGAAGAAGCCGTAGGAAGCAGACCACAAATTACTCATTATGAGATTCCAGCCCTTAAACGAAGCGATGAAATCGGAGTAATATCTTCGGCTAACATGATTATGCTTGGAGCGCTGGCATACATATCCAATTTAGCCTCTAAGGAAGCTTTGATAAAGGCGATATTTGACCTTAGCCCTTTGGGTGCTTTTGAAATGAATGAACGCGCTTTTAACGAGGGTTTGGCTTTAGGCAAAGAAGCTGTTAAAGAAGGCTGA
- a CDS encoding acetate--CoA ligase family protein, producing the protein MTRMSQPLKTLSEAEVKEMLRSRGITTTDFLLPTREELSRISLRYPLAVKVSSPDILHKTEVGGVFLNVSTPQELVARYDEIISRFPQGKVLVESMEKTGPEAIVGLFRDRSFGMSIMTGLGGVMTELFRDVSFRKLPISRLDALEMIEETRLNSYFEGFRGFRADEDAFIDLLLKMSSWVEELKDLEQLDLNPIILREKGYVVLDAKMIIN; encoded by the coding sequence ATGACACGCATGTCGCAGCCTTTAAAGACGCTATCAGAAGCAGAGGTTAAGGAGATGCTCCGTTCCCGTGGTATAACCACGACTGATTTTCTGCTTCCCACAAGAGAGGAGTTGAGCAGGATATCTTTACGTTATCCGTTGGCTGTAAAGGTGAGCTCCCCAGATATTTTGCATAAGACCGAGGTGGGAGGTGTATTTCTCAATGTGAGCACACCACAAGAGCTTGTGGCCAGATATGATGAAATCATATCACGATTTCCTCAGGGAAAGGTTTTGGTCGAAAGCATGGAAAAAACAGGCCCGGAGGCCATCGTCGGACTATTTAGAGATCGAAGCTTTGGAATGAGCATAATGACTGGACTTGGAGGCGTCATGACCGAGCTCTTTCGAGACGTCTCTTTCAGAAAACTTCCCATATCCCGATTGGATGCTTTGGAGATGATTGAGGAGACAAGGCTTAACTCATATTTTGAAGGGTTTCGAGGTTTCAGGGCTGATGAGGATGCTTTCATTGACCTTCTATTGAAAATGTCATCTTGGGTGGAAGAGCTAAAAGACTTGGAGCAATTAGATCTCAATCCAATCATATTGCGGGAAAAGGGATATGTCGTTTTAGATGCCAAAATGATTATCAATTAG
- a CDS encoding dihydroneopterin aldolase family protein, giving the protein MSSLREQLASKYFNCSLKERAIFEAGIKLGTIYHQFVGTPVCSANVDILERAIEDGVKVQPFVRGIKVNIDRKALRCKKDEYDYQTLTGNMLDVILEIQIENVRVVAEMRYIKELHYPLMFVSSVEELD; this is encoded by the coding sequence ATGAGCAGTCTACGCGAGCAGCTGGCTAGCAAATACTTCAATTGCAGCCTTAAAGAGAGAGCAATCTTCGAGGCGGGAATTAAACTAGGGACCATATACCATCAATTTGTAGGTACACCTGTTTGTTCCGCTAATGTTGACATCCTTGAGAGGGCTATAGAAGATGGCGTCAAGGTTCAGCCCTTTGTCAGAGGCATAAAGGTGAATATAGATCGTAAAGCTCTCAGATGTAAAAAGGACGAGTATGATTATCAAACCTTGACAGGCAACATGCTAGATGTGATTCTAGAAATCCAGATAGAAAATGTCAGGGTCGTAGCAGAGATGCGATATATTAAAGAACTTCATTATCCTTTAATGTTTGTAAGCTCCGTAGAGGAGCTCGACTAA
- a CDS encoding NTPase yields MNNIKIGITGLPGAGKTHALLKVIEMLESEEMKVGGMITEPIMEDNRRVGFSIIDWRTKEKAVLAHINIQSKFMVGKFGVDLSVLENIGVNALMRACEESDVIVIDEVGKMEVESDRFVSAVKFALEVEKPMILTLHKKSRNPLLQDIRRRDDVRILEVTPINRNLLPYKIMKLMKGELL; encoded by the coding sequence ATGAACAACATTAAAATCGGGATCACTGGTCTGCCTGGCGCAGGGAAAACTCATGCTCTTCTGAAAGTCATAGAAATGTTAGAATCGGAAGAGATGAAAGTTGGAGGAATGATTACTGAGCCAATAATGGAGGATAATCGTAGGGTAGGATTTTCAATAATAGATTGGAGGACTAAGGAAAAGGCAGTGCTGGCCCATATTAATATTCAAAGTAAGTTCATGGTGGGAAAGTTCGGGGTTGATTTGAGCGTGCTCGAAAATATCGGAGTCAATGCTCTAATGAGAGCCTGCGAGGAATCTGACGTCATTGTAATTGATGAAGTTGGGAAAATGGAAGTGGAATCCGACCGCTTCGTTTCAGCAGTTAAGTTCGCGCTGGAAGTGGAGAAGCCTATGATCCTTACCCTGCATAAAAAATCACGCAATCCATTACTCCAGGATATTCGGAGAAGGGATGATGTTAGGATATTAGAAGTCACCCCTATTAACCGAAATCTTCTTCCCTATAAAATAATGAAACTCATGAAGGGAGAGCTGCTTTGA